The Nitrospira sp. genome has a segment encoding these proteins:
- a CDS encoding polymer-forming cytoskeletal protein: MKKTGYGDDGNITLLAKGVELKGEIRVDGTVRIDGRLEGDVHTKGEVIVGEDGVVKGAIHADSLVSSGRIKATVTATGKVQLLKTAILIGEVHCPTLLMEEGAKFQGVSDMGITGWPEEAQRLPSNVRDMNAHRNKPVALIGREVDL; this comes from the coding sequence ATGAAGAAAACCGGATATGGAGACGACGGCAATATTACGCTGTTGGCGAAAGGTGTTGAGTTGAAGGGGGAAATCAGGGTCGACGGCACGGTGCGCATCGACGGGCGATTGGAAGGTGATGTGCACACGAAAGGCGAAGTCATTGTCGGCGAAGACGGCGTGGTGAAAGGCGCGATCCATGCCGATTCCCTCGTCAGCAGTGGGCGTATCAAAGCGACGGTGACCGCGACGGGTAAGGTGCAGCTCCTTAAAACTGCAATCCTCATCGGTGAAGTCCATTGTCCCACGCTGCTGATGGAGGAGGGGGCCAAGTTTCAGGGGGTGAGCGATATGGGGATTACCGGCTGGCCCGAAGAGGCCCAGCGATTGCCCAGCAATGTTCGCGATATGAATGCGCATCGGAACAAACCCGTGGCCCTCATCGGCAGAGAAGTCGATCTCTAG
- a CDS encoding AI-2E family transporter, translating into MMTRQQIFSVVFFSLLVLLLYQIGLMFKPFVFSALWAGLLAHWAFPLHQRLTHLFAGKDALSAALLTVGALGIVVVPLVAMGVMLVREASGAEEAIRSWISAGGLQRLPEQVATIPFIGGWLKSAMSGAGAPVISLEQSVTTGVKELSQLLVGGMGGLLKNTFALVTNFFMMLLILFFLFKDGRQWLSVLYDLIPMEESHKSKILARLDQTIRAVVKGMLVTAIVQGLLAGAAYLALDVPFPIGLIALTVVLAPIPFGGTGLVWGPVALYLFWIGTTGKALIMLVWGIGVVSMVDQFLRPWLIGQDVQIPVLPLVLSVLGGLALYGILGIFIGPIMVSLLMTAVQIYREEYHLKQSVSSTSPLSPS; encoded by the coding sequence ATGATGACGCGACAGCAGATCTTTTCCGTGGTGTTCTTTTCTCTTCTGGTCCTCCTGCTCTATCAGATCGGGTTGATGTTCAAGCCTTTTGTCTTTTCCGCTTTGTGGGCCGGATTGTTGGCCCATTGGGCGTTTCCACTTCATCAGAGACTGACGCACCTGTTTGCCGGAAAGGACGCACTGTCCGCTGCGCTACTGACCGTCGGTGCGTTGGGCATCGTAGTCGTGCCATTGGTGGCAATGGGGGTCATGTTAGTCCGGGAAGCGAGCGGGGCAGAAGAGGCCATTCGATCGTGGATCTCAGCCGGTGGGTTGCAACGGTTGCCGGAGCAAGTCGCGACGATTCCGTTCATCGGTGGATGGTTGAAGTCTGCGATGTCGGGCGCCGGCGCTCCCGTGATTTCGTTAGAGCAGTCCGTGACGACCGGGGTGAAGGAACTCAGCCAATTACTGGTCGGTGGGATGGGAGGGTTACTCAAGAATACCTTCGCCCTCGTGACCAATTTTTTCATGATGTTGCTGATTCTGTTCTTTCTCTTTAAGGATGGCCGGCAGTGGCTCTCTGTCTTATACGATCTGATTCCGATGGAAGAGTCGCATAAGTCAAAGATTCTGGCTCGCTTGGATCAAACGATCCGAGCAGTGGTGAAGGGGATGCTGGTGACGGCTATCGTTCAGGGTCTCTTGGCCGGAGCGGCCTACCTCGCGCTCGATGTGCCGTTCCCGATCGGGCTGATCGCCTTGACGGTCGTGCTGGCACCGATCCCATTTGGAGGGACCGGGTTGGTCTGGGGACCGGTGGCTCTGTACTTGTTCTGGATCGGGACGACCGGTAAGGCTCTCATCATGTTGGTGTGGGGTATCGGCGTCGTGTCGATGGTCGATCAATTTCTTCGGCCATGGTTGATCGGGCAAGATGTCCAGATTCCGGTCTTGCCCCTTGTGCTGAGCGTCCTCGGAGGTCTGGCTCTGTATGGCATTCTGGGCATCTTCATCGGCCCGATCATGGTCAGCCTATTGATGACGGCCGTACAGATTTATCGAGAGGAATATCACCTCAAGCAGTCCGTCTCTTCCACCAGCCCCCTCTCGCCCTCGTAA
- a CDS encoding DUF3365 domain-containing protein translates to MDYRCFALRAAIIAFLVGGLWGGSSLLAAKERTMPVGIAPEKVADYVHAVLEADRSFYTTHVVNRMQEQGIVAATEQWEQGKGLPLPAQFLQHSGRLVAEAGYGIRYKLIGFSPIYQRNAPATEFERRALELLRRQPDRPVSGLVSSGKKQYFQAIYADRAVSPACVTCHNSHPLSPKQNFKLNDVMGGIAITIPLE, encoded by the coding sequence ATGGACTACCGCTGCTTCGCACTCCGAGCCGCAATCATTGCATTCCTCGTAGGAGGACTCTGGGGAGGAAGCTCTCTCCTCGCAGCCAAGGAGCGGACAATGCCTGTCGGCATTGCTCCGGAGAAGGTCGCCGACTATGTCCACGCCGTCCTGGAAGCCGACCGTTCGTTCTACACCACGCACGTTGTCAACCGGATGCAAGAACAAGGGATTGTCGCCGCGACGGAACAGTGGGAGCAGGGCAAGGGGCTCCCCTTGCCGGCACAGTTCCTCCAACATTCCGGTCGACTGGTGGCCGAAGCCGGTTACGGCATCCGATACAAGCTCATCGGATTCTCCCCGATCTATCAGCGCAACGCACCGGCCACGGAGTTTGAACGGCGAGCACTGGAGCTCCTTCGACGGCAGCCTGATCGACCGGTCTCCGGATTGGTATCCAGCGGAAAGAAACAGTACTTCCAGGCCATCTATGCCGATCGCGCCGTGTCCCCCGCGTGTGTCACCTGCCACAACAGTCATCCACTGAGCCCCAAACAGAATTTTAAGCTGAACGATGTCATGGGTGGAATCGCGATTACTATTCCATTGGAGTAA